GATttaaattttagattttaCCAAATTGTTTCCAGAAATTCTCTTCGCTACTGGTATTCACAGTACGAGGTATTAGTattaatcatcatcatcgcgaGCTATGGGAGAAAGCATTCGTGATGCGTTGATGCCAAAAAAAGATCGTCGACTCCTAACTAATCGCACGAGATAATTCCACAATTTGACAGCATTTAACTATCGACGAACTTGGGAAGCCCCACTGTATAAGGAAGCTAGAAAGCGAAGACGTAAAATATTTCTCTTTATTATTGTGTTTTCGAGAGCTCAATGTCAAAGGAATTGGAACCTCTcaacatatttcaaatattatcatacccgttactcgtagagtaaaagggtatactagattcgtagaaaagtatgtaacaggcagaaggaagcgtttccgaccatataaagtatatatgtatattcaataggatctcagaaactataaaagctagaaagttgagactaagcatgcagactccagagacacaGAAGCAGCGCAGGTTTGTTGATCCAtgttgacacgcccactctaacgcccacaagccggcaaaaactgtcagtgttgagAGAGCccccttcgcacttccacaagctgagtaacgggtatcagatagtcggggaactcgactatagcgttctttcttatttttttatttaatttactcaCGCTTTTCCTAAATCGATCCGGGTTCTTTTTGAAGTGCCCCACAATTGAGCTGTTAAAGGACACAAAAAACCGCCaagttaaatgttatttaaacaATGTTCTTGGCCTTTCTTAAATAAGAGAGAACTCTTAAGTTGAGATTTTCGAGAATTTAACAAAGTAGTATTTTTATTGCAGTTATATTTGCATTGACAGAGCATGGATCTGATACTAAGCTATTCAgatttgataaaaaaacaggaaacaagtataatatatttttcataacaTATGATGTGTATTTTGTTCTTATACCTCGGTTTCTGCATCAAAACGTCTTCTCTTCGAGTGCATGGCATGTGGCATTGAATACATCAGCTTGTTCCAGAAGTTTGGATGATTTCTATCCAGATAGGTGTTCAGCACCATGTACGCTTTCAACTCGCTGTCTAGATCATCGAAGTTTTCTACATCAGGATAAACTACTACGATCAGGCGCTTGCACCGATCCTTCGAGGTTGCATGTAGCGCCAGTCTGAACTCGAGGCGACCCCAGGTGGACTGGAGGAAGTTCTTCGTCATCAGGATGATAATGCGCCTTGAGCCCTGCACAGATCGGTTAATGCAATCGGGAATGCACTCGCCCACTAACCAATCTCGCAGGTAGAAACATAGCCTAAACTTGTGCTTGCCGTTCTCCAGGCGATCCACGAACTCCTCGACAAGCTCCTCGTCCTTGTGGGTGAATGATAGGAAGGCATCGTATTTCTTCTCCTCGTCGAATTCCCGGCGCGCGGTTAAACTGAGGCATACTTCGTGCTCGTAGAACCAGATCATTATGGGTCGCCTAAAGCAGACAAAGAGGTGAATGGACAAAGCAAGGATCAGCAGAGAGACGGTGAGGGAGGTGTAGTAGATTTGAACCGAGGGGCATATATCAGCCCCTTCGATTTCAATCAACGATCGTCCAGTACCACTGCATTGAATAGCTGAAGCGTTTGCAATATTTCTCGCTTGCGCCTTTACGAATACCAGGAAGTCCTTCTCGTCGCAACTGCATGTCCACGGATTCCCAATAAGTGATACTTTCATCTGGCATAAACTCATTTTGTTCTGCAGGAATCCCCGTACTCGACCGTCTAGAGCCGAGAAAGTATTGTTACTGATGTCCAGGTGTTCAAGCTTGTCTGGTAGTTGATCAATATCGGAAagtttgttgttggccaaataaaGTCGTGTCACACTTGAGTATCCTGGTAGCAAGCTGGATGGCCATTTCGCGAGATTATTTCTTTCAAAGATGAGAGTTGTTTGTCCAGATGCTGGTGTGGGTAATGGTGGTATTTCGCGAAGGTCCTTTCCATTGCAGTCGATCATCAGTGTGAGCGATTCGGAATTGGAGGTGTCGACGCAGCAAATGCAGTCTACAGGACACTTATCCTGAGTTATGTTAACGCGGCGGAGGACAGTTTCGTATTCCTTCGGCTCGTGCTTCCTGAGATAAGATAGGAAGTTCTTAGCCCTGCAATTACATTCCCATGGGTTCCCAGAAAGTTCTGTCTTGGTAATGTTCTCCCGATTTTTCAGGAAGGCTACCACACCATCATCCAGATACTTTAAACGATTATTGCGTACGTCTAGGTAAGTTATGTTTTCTGACAGCAGATGAGGTGGAAGTTCTGTTAACAGGTTTTGGGACATGTGCAATTTCTGAACATAGAACATAGATTTTGTATCACTGAGGTTacttatttcatttgcatcaAGATATAATGTCGTGTTGTACGGAATCGAGTCCGGTAGCCTTGGATAAAAGTCAAGAGTTAAATTCCgacaatttataattaattcacCTGTTTGCCGTTCGACACAACATGAGCATCTGTAAGGACAGCGTCCGTTGAGATGGTGGAGAATAATTTCATCGAACTCCCCCGAAAACTGCGAAATGGCGTGATTTAATAGTTCCATTGTCTTTAGGTATTTATACGAACTGTCAAAGGCAATTATCATTTCATCTTCATTTGCTATGTAGAAATTATTTCTACTTTCatcaaaatttattttggaGATGGAAACCATCGATCTTAAGTTCACGTATTTCATTATGCGGTTAAATTCGGATGTTTTTATCCGTACTAATTTTGCGCTATTCCTAAAGAATTCTTGTAAGTAGTATTCATCGCAGTAGATAATCCATTTGTTGCCAACCTGATAGAAAGTTTCAACACTGTATAGATATTGAACAACCTCTGGACCTAGGGtagtaatattattatatctgATGTCCAGATAGTAAAGACTTTCAGGCAGTTGGCACACGCTTAGACTTGTTAGTTGGTTGTATGACACGTCCAAGTATTGTATGTTTTTATAGCCTTCCAATGAGTTGTAGGGCAGTTCAGTCAACCAGTTCCCCCGAAAGAGCAGAAGTGAATGACCTTTTTTCGGAACCGGTAGCGATGGAATAGTTCTGAGATTACTATTCCGACATCTAAAGTCTAAACGTGATTCGTCTCGATTATATGTGCAATTGCATTCTAAGGGGCATGCAACCTTATTAATTCCCAATGTAAATTTACAGTCCCTTTTGTTTGGTTCACATATGAAAGCAGTAAAATTTGCAAAGGATTTATATCGGTAGACTTCTATGGTTTCAAGATTCGTGAATTTGTCAAAGATTTTCAAGTCCACCAAATTCGCTACATTCATAACGCAATGTTTTAATGATTTCTGAAGTGTAGAAGATCTGAAATGCAGGCACACATTAATGTTAGAAAAGCGACGCTTACTTTTACTTACCTTAAAAACGAAAGAtcttttaaaataacattatCGAAAATAAGCCAACTTAAACttgttaaattttcaaatgttttagCCGTCAAACCATTTACATTTAATCCAGTAAATGTGACGTCGCTGATGTTATATTTgccataaaaaacattttcttccACCGTTAGTGTCGGTTTTTCAAAAGAATTTGGGTTATGAATTTTGATTTCCTTGGTGTTGTTCATGGTCTTCCGAATGTAATTGTTGATCATCATTGAATTAGGTGCTTTgtcattttcatatttaatagATAGAACTCGCGGTCCATTTGCGTAATGTACATCCGTCTCAGTTATCACCAAGGATGGAAGGTAAATATTGTAGTTACCAATTTCCCGAATGCCAAGTAGGCCAAGATAATTTACGCCAGGGCTTATTCTCATATCGACTGCACTTTGAATTCCATGCACAACAAGTATATTTAAGTACGTAATCAGTTTCATtacatattttgtaaatattccAACGGTGAAACACTGGGCTTGTCCAATTTATTTGTAGAGTAGTATAATCATCGAAAGTAGACAAACTCATTTGATAATCTTCAGTGGTTACAATATTATCAGTTATTGAGCACGATCGGTTTTCGCCAAATTCACCAAAATAAATTTCGCAGTAGTCCTCTCTAATGTATTTTAAGAAACAGTGAATTCTAGAATGTTGAATCAAAAtaagaacaaaaagaaatctTATTGGACTCGACATTGTACGATGTTGCCCGGGCCGAACTTCAAACTGAACTAAATTGGCTGCAATGTCATTTGCTTTTGATTACCAAAAGGAATATTAATAAATCTACTGGGAGCAATTGGAAAATAGTTTTGAAATTAGAGGCTCACCCAAGAGTGATAAAATAATGATTTAATAAATGGGAAAAAGGCGTAATGGTAAGAATTTTAGTTGTGTTCCGACTCCCTGTGggacaataaaaattaaacagccCAAATCTGCCACTTTTAAAAGAGTAACCCGTGGTGCGGGATTTGCGGTGCGGGGTGCCGGGTGCCGTGCAAATGTGTTTCCAAATATGGCCAGCCCACAAGCAGCCCAAAACTAACACGCccaaatttttaattgtattatttttaccGCAACTTCAACGGATATAccagaaaatgttaaaatttctaTTTAGCACTTCccctagctgagtaacgggtatctaatagtcgagtttcccgactataGCATTATCTCTTCTTAATGTTGGGTTTGTTGACTGAGCATATCGTTAATATACTGAGcaaattatttgtattcaaatCCGAATTTCTTACAAGAAAAGCATCACTGTTTTGACTAATAAACGCTTGAAATTAACTCGTAAGTTAATCAAAGCAAGCCGAACATTTTTTCCCATCATGACCTGCCAATTCTGATACGAAACTAGCAAATTAAATAGACCATATAAGAAATTAGTTGTCACACTCAATTAAGTCTTTATTATGTTCCCTAATGAAttctaatttgaatttagctCCAAGCCAGACTTTTGTTCACCTGGCCTTTGGACACGCAAAAGATGATTTATGAGGCCAATGAAGAAAGCAAGTTCTGAACTATGTTTTGAGCACTTTTTTAAATCAAAGCAGATTTGCCGCGCTTTAGCGCTCTGGCACagttatttataattttacgTTGACCCaacaatatataagttaatcTATTCACTTTTGTTAGTGCCAAAAATTTTCACTACACTATTTTATAATGGATTGAAAATCAAAGTTTTTCCTCTTCTTTTGGTCTCACAATATGTTTATTAGTGAAGTttatgtaataaataaataaaaggataAATTACGTGAATAGGTTGGGGAACTCTACTGCTTCTGGACGCGCGTCGACTTCCTGGCGATGAAGACCCAGTTCTGACCACCAGCCTCACTGGCAGCTCTCTGCCCCTCCGCATCGTCCTGATCCTGTTCATCCTCCTCGTTGGCATCGCTCAAGTTATCCAGCCGGCTGGCCGCCAAAAGGGCTGCCTCCAGATCGTAGTACTCCTCGTTGACCAGGTTATAGCCGTGCTTCGCCTCCTCCACGGCGATGCGGTACTCGTCCAGGTAATTGTCCCCGAAACTGACAGTGCGATCGATCTTCATGTAGGGTCCCGTCTCGTCGCTCATCGCTGGCCAGGTGGGCAGTCCGGGTGCTTGCGGCACTCCCGTGGTGGCGAAGGACGTCCAAAGGGCCACCATGCGCCGAGCCACCTTGAGGTCGCGGTTCGAGTTGAGGGCCAGGAATCGCGGCCACGGGAACAGGTACAGGTTGTCGTCGGTCAAGGAGACACCCATGTCGAAGGGCACGAAGTTGGCCTCCTCCTCACCTGTGGCATAGCGATTCTGCTCGCCCTCGTAGTCAAAGCTGTACAGGTAAGTGCTGTTGGGCAGCTTCTTTGCGTTGGCCTGCAGGACCAGCAATACTGGATTCTTCAGAGAAATAGTGCTGCAGAGCTGGGAAAATAATGGTTTTGAATAATGAATCATTATAGAAAAATGACTATACTTACATCGATCAGACCTGGAGTCAGACGCCTGAAGGTGCCATTCTTAACATCAGCCTGCGTGAATATCTCCTCGTCGGAGAACTCCTTCCACGATCCACTGGGATCGGCTCCATTAGCCTGTTCGATAATGGTGTCGATGTACTGCCTTCCGCTCATTTTGTCGTCCAAAATGGTCTCATTAAAGATATCCGCAAAGATGTCTGTAGTGTAAAGAATATACATAACGTAAAGAACATACATAATACCCTTGGAGAAATATCTATTTAATTACCTCGCAGCATGAAGGTGCCTCCGTGCTTGACGCTGCCGCCCATCGTGGGATAGGCCTGGAACTTCTCGGCCGCCAGCAGGCGACCTGGGTGCTCCGGCAGAATGCCAGATGGTCCGCCGATTACCAGCTGCACACCGCCATAGGCGCCGCCCGACAAGGAGGGCTGATTTTCGCCGTGGACGCTGAAGGCGGCCAGTAGCATGGTGACGTTCAGGCGGCTCAGACACTTGTTCAGCTGATCCACCTTAGTGGACTGCTTGCATCCCGCAATCCGGCCGATAGCCTTGGTGGCGCCCAGGGGAGCATCCGTGATGAAGGCGGGCGACAGCGCCGTGCCGGACTGATAGATGACGCGATGAAAGAGGCCGGCCGGCACCGCAGGACTCAGGGTGAGCACGTTGACCAATGCTGCACCGCCCACTTGGCCGAAGAGCGTAACGCGCTGGGGATCGCCGCCGAAGGATGCGATGTGCTTCTGCACCCACTTGAGCGCCAGTATGATGTCGGTGACCGCCGCATTGCCAGGCATCTCGTCCGTCAGCGTGGACAGGAAGCCGAAGGGTCCCAGGCGATAGCGCACGGACACCAAGACCACATCCTGCTCCAGCAAATAGCCGGGAGCTGCCTCCACAGAGTCGCCATCGTAGAAGAAATCGCCATGGATGTACACCATCACCGGCAGGGACTTGCCCTCCATCTGTAATGAAAGCAGGATTTTATTGATCACGTCGCTCCCAAAACGAAATGCTATTTTCTAAGCTAAAACTTGCAAGAAAGAGTCTTCTTAGCCCCCACAATTGAGTATTTTCTTTCAATATTAACATTAAGTGTTGGCAATTTACTCACCGCCTTGGTGTTCACTGTAAGACGCAGACAGTCCTCCACATCGAAGCCGTCCTCCTCCAGCTTGGCGAACACGATCAGATCCTGAATGGATGGACAGCCGGCGTGGGGTCGATGGGCGGGAAGGACGCCCTTCCAAGATGGTGCCGGCTCAGCTGGCTGTAGATACAACAAATATATTGTTAATTATTccttgtatatatttataaatttcttgtTACACCATTTGGTTCTAATTTGATTTGGAAGATTTACTTTGCACGCATTTCCTTTCCGGTTTTTGGCAAGCGCTGTTCACCGTCCTCGATAGTATAGTGGTTAGTATCCCCGCCTGTCACGCGGGAGACCGGGGTTCAATTCCCCGTCGGGGAGAATGCGaaggcatttatttttgaaataaatttttttattttctaacaACTATTAATTTTTTGGATTAACACTAACCTTTATAGGAAaggttttttctttctttggtGATTCAGaaagaaatattattcaaCGCAGAACATTTGttataagaaaaatataaatgtgaTTTAATTAAACGTGAATAGAACCAAAAtagtatttatataaattaaaaacattaaaaaaaaatgctttcacATTCTCCCCGACGGGGAATTGAACCCCGGTCTCCCGCGTGACAGGCGGGGATACTAACCACTATACTATCGAGGACGGTGCACGACCTTAgtcaaataataaacaaccaTTAAGTGGTTGAATTGGCCAACGTTTAGGTATGAAAAAGTAGTAAGCTATGTATGTCGTTTTCTTGCGATAATATTACTAATAACTCACCATGAATCGCTCTGCCTTGCCGTAGGGAATGTCCAGGAATTGCATTATCTTCTTTCCCGTCCAGTCGGTGGTGAGAGTTCGTCCACGGAGCTTGCCCAAATCAGGAACCGTTGTGGTGAACACCTTTGGCTCTTTAACATTCTGCACCTGTTGCTTGTTGGGCTTCTGTTTCTGGGCTTTTTGGGGCTTTGGACGCTTATTTTTCTGAATACCCAAGTTTTGATTTCCCGGTCTGggcttctgctgcttctgccggTTGGCGTTCTTTTCCGCCAGGCCTTGCGCAACAAAAACGGCCAGAAGGACGATTGCCAGGAGCAGTACAACTCCATTAAGCCGTGCCATTATATTAATTCGGTCCGCTGCTGTGGCTAGATGGAAGCGAACTGTTGGCCATCTGAGATTTCTGCCCACCAAGAAGACTTTCTCGGCATGTTCGAGTGACACTTGACCGGCCACGGATTCTATTTCGATTGAAATGGGGTCAAGTCAGCACTCTTCGTTCCAATCTTCCTCTTAACTTCATGGCCACTTTTTGCGATTCCAATCGTTGAATATTCATTGACGTCTAATCTGAATCCATACTTGGGCGATGTATTGCCGAAAGGCAAGCCCGCGATATAAATGGGATTATGCTCGTTGGCATGAAAGTAAAATAAAGCCAGGCGCAACCTGTTCTACGATTGACCCCTAAAGCATTTTCTCCCATTGAACCAGACTTAGTGAATCTGTATACGATGAGAAATTGCATTATGCTAAGTTCTTTTTACTAAAAACAGCTGTATCCTCATGAACAAAAATGTCGATTCGCAAACTTTCTTTTAacatatgtttatttttgctgaAAAATTGCGTACAGCTCGGCTATATCTAATACAACTTTTTCGATTGCATGAGCAAATTTCGTCTCATACAGCTTCAACAGACTTAGATAGACTTTACGGATTGATTTCAACTGGTACAGAGATCCATAGATACAAAATATCTCAAGGGACACAGTGTTCTGCAGCTATTTTTAGTCCAAATTTGAGTCTACTAATGATTTGTACATAAGCATGCATGTTGCGTTCGAATTCGAGTTGGCAGACTCCTTGGTTTATGCGCATtacatttgttatttgtattAATAAGATACTGTGATAAACGTAAAATTAGGTTAAAATGCATTAGGCTACAACTAGTTCATAAACGCGCAAACAATTGCATTGAAATGCAGAAGTACTCTAAAGCGAAGTATGTATGTTGTGTAGAGAACATCTTGAAGAACATCCAGAAGAATTCGTGAGTGGATGCGAGAACACCTGGTCGAGCAGCAGAACAGCAGGTGACTCACAGTTGCCTAAATGTAGTACAGGCGCACAACCGATTTGGTGATGAGTGTCTCGTTGTCGTAGAAACTGGTTTGGATAGTCACATTGCCGTTCAAGACCTTGGCGGGCATCATCTGGGATTCCGGTGCCGCCTCGATTGTCGACTGCCAGGTATTGGTGGTGTTGGCACCCACGAATCCCATCTCGAAGAACCACTCCTCCATGATGCGGCCCTTGAAGAGCACCTTTTGGTCGAGGCGAAAGTTCTCCATCGACTCGATGGTGCTGAAGTTGATCTCCCGGGAAACAGCCCGCATGTCCAGTATCTTGACCGGCACCCGCGCCTCGTGCTCCTGGTCCGGTGCCGAGAAGTCTTTGTTCTCCTGCCAGATTATCTTTCCACTGTCGGCATCCCGCAGAATCATGTAGTTGATCTGGAATCCCTTCTGGATCCTGTCCCCGGCACTCTGGTCGTCGGAGCCCATCGCTGCCCGTGGAGGTTGCAAGTCGGTCAATCGGGTGCACTACCAGGTGGGAGCGCCTACGCGTTTACGTATACTTTCGGGCAGAAaatcaattatgtttatttttaattctaaTGCCCAGTCAGCTGTTCGGCTGCGAACTAGTTCAATAAATGCGATAGCCGAGCTGGAATCAGTTTCATCTGTTCTGAATGTTATAGCTATGCCACCCTGGAAGAACTAGTTTTTGTGTGAATTTGATAACAATTTTAGGCATCCTGAGTATCGGTGATGGTTTTACAGTccgttttattttctaattCTAATTTATGTGCCATACAGTAATTTAATAGATAATTCACGCTAATAATTTTAATTCCTTCATTGAGCCAAACTGTTAAGTCGGAATGTTAATGGTATGTTAATGGGGACAatctggaactggaactggttCCGGTACACACAGCTGGCTTGCACTACCATCGCTAATTcgcataaaatataaaaacattccCAGGAAACACAGAAGTAGTAATAGTAAGAAATGATTATATATGGCGTCTACATAGTTAGTAAATCGGGTGGCCTTATTTTCAACCTGGACAACAATGTGCCGCGCATCGAGCACGAGAAGACCTTCACATACCCACTGGACTTGGTGCTGGACTACGATTCCAAGAAGGTGTCGGTGTCGTTCAACAGAAAGGATGGAATAAATGGTGGGTGTGTCTGGGAATTCTAGAAATAAATCCCGCTCACTATATGCTTACAAACAGTTGGCCATGTCCTGGTGGCAGTCAACGGTATGCCTGTGAATGGAGTCACCCTGGATGATGGACGCGATGTGAGGACAACGCTGGAGGCACCGGAGAACTATCCCATTAACCTGAAGTTCAGCCGACCAAAGATGACCACCAACGAGAAAATCTTCCTGGCCAGCATGTTCTACCCGCTGTTCGCCATCGCCAGCCAACTGAGCCCCGAGCCCAAGAGTTCCGGCATCGAGCTTCT
This genomic stretch from Drosophila teissieri strain GT53w chromosome 2L, Prin_Dtei_1.1, whole genome shotgun sequence harbors:
- the LOC122625729 gene encoding protein toll-like, translating into MNNTKEIKIHNPNSFEKPTLTVEENVFYGKYNISDVTFTGLNVNGLTAKTFENLTSLSWLIFDNVILKDLSFLRSSTLQKSLKHCVMNVANLVDLKIFDKFTNLETIEVYRYKSFANFTAFICEPNKRDCKFTLGINKVACPLECNCTYNRDESRLDFRCRNSNLRTIPSLPVPKKGHSLLLFRGNWLTELPYNSLEGYKNIQYLDVSYNQLTSLSVCQLPESLYYLDIRYNNITTLGPEVVQYLYSVETFYQVGNKWIIYCDEYYLQEFFRNSAKLVRIKTSEFNRIMKYVNLRSMVSISKINFDESRNNFYIANEDEMIIAFDSSYKYLKTMELLNHAISQFSGEFDEIILHHLNGRCPYRCSCCVERQTGELIINCRNLTLDFYPRLPDSIPYNTTLYLDANEISNLSDTKSMFYVQKLHMSQNLLTELPPHLLSENITYLDVRNNRLKYLDDGVVAFLKNRENITKTELSGNPWECNCRAKNFLSYLRKHEPKEYETVLRRVNITQDKCPVDCICCVDTSNSESLTLMIDCNGKDLREIPPLPTPASGQTTLIFERNNLAKWPSSLLPGYSSVTRLYLANNKLSDIDQLPDKLEHLDISNNTFSALDGRVRGFLQNKMSLCQMKVSLIGNPWTCSCDEKDFLVFVKAQARNIANASAIQCSGTGRSLIEIEGADICPSVQIYYTSLTVSLLILALSIHLFVCFRRPIMIWFYEHEVCLSLTARREFDEEKKYDAFLSFTHKDEELVEEFVDRLENGKHKFRLCFYLRDWLVGECIPDCINRSVQGSRRIIILMTKNFLQSTWGRLEFRLALHATSKDRCKRLIVVVYPDVENFDDLDSELKAYMVLNTYLDRNHPNFWNKLMYSMPHAMHSKRRRFDAETEV
- the LOC122611436 gene encoding probable cGMP 3',5'-cyclic phosphodiesterase subunit delta encodes the protein MGSDDQSAGDRIQKGFQINYMILRDADSGKIIWQENKDFSAPDQEHEARVPVKILDMRAVSREINFSTIESMENFRLDQKVLFKGRIMEEWFFEMGFVGANTTNTWQSTIEAAPESQMMPAKVLNGNVTIQTSFYDNETLITKSVVRLYYI
- the LOC122611435 gene encoding trafficking protein particle complex subunit 4, with amino-acid sequence MIIYGVYIVSKSGGLIFNLDNNVPRIEHEKTFTYPLDLVLDYDSKKVSVSFNRKDGINVGHVLVAVNGMPVNGVTLDDGRDVRTTLEAPENYPINLKFSRPKMTTNEKIFLASMFYPLFAIASQLSPEPKSSGIELLEADTFTLHCFQTLTGIKFIIISETGLNGVDLLLRKVYELYSDYVLKNPFYSLEMPIRCELFDNKLQELLAQVEKTGISNIDK
- the LOC122611434 gene encoding glutactin, whose translation is MARLNGVVLLLAIVLLAVFVAQGLAEKNANRQKQQKPRPGNQNLGIQKNKRPKPQKAQKQKPNKQQVQNVKEPKVFTTTVPDLGKLRGRTLTTDWTGKKIMQFLDIPYGKAERFMPAEPAPSWKGVLPAHRPHAGCPSIQDLIVFAKLEEDGFDVEDCLRLTVNTKAMEGKSLPVMVYIHGDFFYDGDSVEAAPGYLLEQDVVLVSVRYRLGPFGFLSTLTDEMPGNAAVTDIILALKWVQKHIASFGGDPQRVTLFGQVGGAALVNVLTLSPAVPAGLFHRVIYQSGTALSPAFITDAPLGATKAIGRIAGCKQSTKVDQLNKCLSRLNVTMLLAAFSVHGENQPSLSGGAYGGVQLVIGGPSGILPEHPGRLLAAEKFQAYPTMGGSVKHGGTFMLRDIFADIFNETILDDKMSGRQYIDTIIEQANGADPSGSWKEFSDEEIFTQADVKNGTFRRLTPGLIDLCSTISLKNPVLLVLQANAKKLPNSTYLYSFDYEGEQNRYATGEEEANFVPFDMGVSLTDDNLYLFPWPRFLALNSNRDLKVARRMVALWTSFATTGVPQAPGLPTWPAMSDETGPYMKIDRTVSFGDNYLDEYRIAVEEAKHGYNLVNEEYYDLEAALLAASRLDNLSDANEEDEQDQDDAEGQRAASEAGGQNWVFIARKSTRVQKQ